One genomic segment of Cellulophaga sp. HaHaR_3_176 includes these proteins:
- a CDS encoding acyl-CoA reductase: MIDVTLRIEAFVKLGTFFKEFCISANKEQEKQTHSSSLYNTLEDKISLAKHKNGWFNRENILYSLENWANTLSEENIKEWVKNYDLKSDIQQKTVALIMAGNIPLVGFHDFLCVLITGHKALIKLSSNDNILLPIVTDILIEIEPKFKENIVFEEGRLANFDLVIATGSNNTARYFEHYFSKKPHIIRKNRNSVAVITGKESKEELTALGKDIFTYYGLGCRSVSKVFVPLNYDFDTLFKALYEYHPIIEQIKYSNNYDYNKAVYLMSNFKLLDNGFLILKEDSSYSSPIASLFYENYTTLDEIKAKLNFEEDKIQCIVAKGVVKNEVNFGETQKPSLSNYADNVDTISFLLKNS, encoded by the coding sequence TTTTGCATTTCTGCTAACAAAGAGCAAGAAAAACAAACGCATTCATCGAGCTTATATAACACATTAGAAGACAAAATTTCTTTAGCTAAACACAAAAATGGTTGGTTTAACCGCGAAAACATTTTATATAGTCTTGAAAACTGGGCAAATACGCTTTCTGAAGAAAATATTAAAGAATGGGTTAAAAACTATGATTTAAAATCTGATATACAACAAAAAACTGTAGCCTTAATAATGGCTGGAAATATACCTTTAGTTGGTTTTCATGATTTTTTATGTGTGTTAATAACAGGACACAAAGCTTTAATAAAATTATCATCTAATGATAATATACTTTTACCCATTGTAACTGATATTTTAATTGAAATAGAGCCAAAATTCAAAGAAAATATTGTTTTTGAAGAAGGTAGACTAGCTAATTTTGATTTAGTTATTGCCACTGGCAGCAATAACACAGCTCGTTATTTTGAGCATTATTTCAGCAAAAAACCACACATTATACGTAAAAACAGAAATTCTGTTGCCGTAATTACAGGAAAAGAATCAAAAGAAGAACTAACAGCTTTAGGTAAAGATATCTTCACTTACTACGGTTTAGGTTGTCGTAGTGTTTCTAAAGTATTTGTGCCTTTAAATTATGATTTTGACACTCTTTTTAAAGCACTCTATGAATATCACCCTATTATTGAGCAAATAAAATATTCTAACAATTACGATTATAACAAAGCTGTTTATCTAATGAGTAATTTTAAACTTTTAGATAATGGTTTTTTAATATTAAAAGAAGATTCTAGCTACTCCTCTCCTATTGCTTCTCTTTTTTATGAAAATTACACCACTCTCGATGAAATTAAAGCTAAACTAAATTTCGAAGAAGATAAAATTCAATGTATTGTAGCTAAAGGAGTTGTCAAAAATGAGGTTAATTTTGGAGAAACTCAAAAACCAAGTCTATCAAATTACGCAGATAATGTTGATACTATTAGCTTTTTATTGAAAAACTCATAG
- the serC gene encoding 3-phosphoserine/phosphohydroxythreonine transaminase, which yields MKKHNFSAGPCILPQEVLLKASEAVQDFNGMGLSLIEISHRSKEFVEVMEKARALALELLDLKDKGYVALFLQGGASMEFIRVAYNLLETKAGYLNTGTWSNNAIKEAKLFGEVVEVASSKNEGYNHIPKMFGVPNDLDYLHITSNNTIYGTQMKTFPKVNIPLVCDMSSDIFSRKIDFSQFDLIYAGAQKNMGPAGTELVVVKEDILGKVSRKIPSILDYKVQIEKESMYNTPAVFPIYTTMLTLQWLKDLGGVSVIEELNNKKAQLLYSEIDLNPMFNGYAKKEDRSTMNATFTLADEKLKDTFDAMWKEAGVSGISGHRSIGGYRASMYNALSLDSVGVLVDVMSEMERKG from the coding sequence ATGAAAAAGCACAATTTTAGCGCAGGTCCATGTATTTTACCTCAAGAAGTTTTATTAAAAGCTTCTGAAGCTGTTCAAGACTTTAATGGCATGGGATTATCGCTAATCGAGATCTCTCATAGAAGCAAAGAATTTGTAGAAGTAATGGAAAAAGCTAGAGCATTAGCTTTAGAGCTTTTAGACCTAAAAGATAAAGGATACGTAGCACTTTTTTTACAAGGTGGTGCTAGTATGGAGTTTATCAGAGTTGCATACAATTTATTAGAAACCAAAGCAGGTTATTTAAACACAGGAACGTGGAGTAACAATGCTATAAAAGAAGCTAAATTATTTGGCGAAGTTGTTGAAGTAGCATCATCTAAAAATGAAGGTTATAACCATATTCCTAAAATGTTCGGAGTACCAAACGATTTAGATTATTTACATATTACTTCAAACAATACTATTTATGGAACACAGATGAAAACCTTTCCTAAGGTTAACATTCCTTTAGTTTGTGATATGAGTTCAGATATTTTTTCAAGAAAGATAGATTTCTCTCAGTTTGATTTAATATATGCAGGCGCTCAAAAAAACATGGGACCAGCTGGTACAGAGTTAGTTGTTGTTAAAGAAGATATTTTAGGTAAAGTTTCTCGTAAAATACCTTCTATTTTAGACTATAAAGTACAAATTGAAAAAGAGAGTATGTATAATACACCTGCTGTTTTTCCTATTTACACAACTATGTTAACATTACAATGGTTGAAAGATTTAGGTGGAGTTTCGGTAATTGAGGAATTAAATAACAAAAAAGCTCAATTACTATATTCTGAAATAGATTTAAACCCGATGTTTAACGGTTATGCTAAAAAAGAAGATAGATCTACAATGAATGCTACATTCACGCTAGCTGATGAAAAACTGAAAGATACTTTTGATGCTATGTGGAAAGAAGCAGGAGTTAGCGGCATAAGTGGTCACAGATCAATTGGTGGTTACAGAGCCTCTATGTACAATGCTTTATCATTAGATAGCGTTGGTGTTTTAGTAGATGTGATGAGTGAAATGGAAAGAAAAGGATAA
- a CDS encoding D-2-hydroxyacid dehydrogenase — translation MRILANDGISQTGIDKLKENGFEVLTINVAQEQLSNYINKHNIEVLLVRSATQVDKNIINECPSLKLIGRGGVGMDNIDVVYAKEKGLHVINTPEASSESVAELVFAHLYGGVRYLYDSNRNMPLDGDSKFKDLKKSYANGSELRGKTLGIIGFGKIGQATAKIALGIGMKVIYHDSEVESTTIDLSFFDEQSISFSLKNSTKENVLKSSDFISLHVPKQNAYVLGKNDFDLMKDGVGIINAARGGVLDEVALLDALEKKKVSFAGLDVFESEPKPEIPILMHPDISLTPHIGAGTKEAQDRIGTELATQIVTLLK, via the coding sequence ATGAGAATACTAGCAAACGATGGTATCTCACAAACCGGAATTGATAAATTAAAAGAAAACGGTTTTGAGGTTTTAACAATTAATGTTGCGCAAGAACAATTATCAAATTACATAAACAAGCATAACATAGAAGTACTTTTAGTTAGAAGTGCTACTCAAGTAGATAAAAATATTATTAATGAATGCCCTTCTTTAAAGTTAATAGGAAGAGGCGGCGTTGGTATGGATAATATAGATGTTGTTTACGCTAAAGAAAAAGGTTTACACGTAATAAATACACCAGAAGCATCATCTGAATCTGTTGCAGAGCTTGTATTTGCACATTTATACGGAGGCGTACGTTATTTATACGACTCTAATAGAAATATGCCTTTAGATGGCGATAGCAAATTTAAAGATTTAAAGAAAAGCTACGCTAATGGATCTGAATTAAGAGGTAAAACCCTTGGTATTATTGGTTTTGGAAAAATAGGCCAAGCTACTGCTAAAATAGCTTTAGGTATTGGAATGAAAGTTATTTATCACGATTCAGAAGTTGAAAGCACTACTATTGATCTTTCTTTTTTTGATGAGCAATCAATCTCTTTTAGTTTAAAAAATAGTACAAAAGAAAACGTTCTAAAATCATCTGATTTTATTTCACTACATGTACCTAAACAAAATGCATATGTTTTAGGTAAAAATGATTTTGATTTAATGAAAGATGGTGTTGGTATTATTAATGCTGCACGTGGTGGCGTTTTAGATGAAGTTGCTTTATTAGATGCTTTAGAGAAAAAGAAAGTTTCATTTGCTGGTTTAGATGTTTTTGAGTCAGAACCAAAGCCAGAAATTCCTATTTTAATGCATCCTGATATTTCTCTTACACCACATATTGGTGCTGGTACAAAAGAAGCACAAGACCGTATTGGAACAGAATTAGCTACACAAATAGTGACTTTATTGAAATAA
- a CDS encoding DUF937 domain-containing protein — protein sequence MSGLLDLLSSPMGQQLISGVAGQTGQSEGKTADVLSMAMPLLLGAMKKNVSSPEGAQGLMSALQGGKHNGSILDNLGGLFGGGVDESVTNDGAGILSHLFGGKQATVESALSEKSGVDAGSIANILKIAAPIVMGFIGKQTAQSGVSDANGMNALLGSMLGGQPQQNQSLITSLLDADGDGSILDDVAGMVMGTQSKKGGIGGLLGGLFGK from the coding sequence ATGTCAGGATTATTAGATTTATTAAGCAGCCCAATGGGTCAACAATTGATTAGTGGTGTTGCAGGTCAAACAGGTCAATCAGAAGGTAAAACTGCTGATGTATTAAGTATGGCTATGCCTTTATTATTAGGCGCTATGAAAAAAAATGTATCATCTCCTGAAGGTGCTCAAGGTTTAATGAGTGCTCTACAAGGCGGTAAACATAATGGTAGTATTTTAGATAATTTAGGTGGCTTATTCGGCGGTGGTGTTGATGAAAGCGTTACTAATGATGGTGCTGGAATATTAAGCCATTTATTTGGTGGTAAACAAGCTACAGTAGAAAGTGCTTTAAGTGAAAAATCAGGTGTAGATGCTGGTTCTATTGCTAATATATTAAAAATAGCGGCCCCTATCGTTATGGGCTTTATCGGTAAACAAACTGCACAAAGTGGCGTAAGTGATGCTAATGGTATGAATGCGCTTTTAGGTAGCATGTTAGGTGGGCAACCACAACAAAACCAAAGTTTAATAACTAGTTTATTAGACGCAGATGGTGATGGTAGTATTTTAGACGATGTAGCTGGTATGGTTATGGGTACTCAAAGTAAAAAAGGTGGTATTGGTGGCTTACTAGGTGGTTTATTCGGTAAATAA
- a CDS encoding DUF6146 family protein — MKKKYVYILTIISFICFMSYSCSSTVKTITTSDDEKIAFNKIEGDTITIANEETEYEIIIIEPGFNFWLQSTAKPEGFYSQNYLENRNQIWVNEWNQRVLQPQRYNPNLYELTINYNSFNDYGYDVNYKLYNYFIYFQRKYNQRLGTFIPRI; from the coding sequence ATGAAAAAGAAATACGTGTACATTTTAACTATCATCAGTTTTATTTGTTTTATGAGCTACAGTTGTTCCTCTACAGTTAAGACAATAACAACTAGCGATGACGAAAAAATTGCATTTAATAAAATTGAAGGAGATACTATTACCATTGCTAATGAAGAAACAGAATATGAAATTATAATTATAGAGCCAGGTTTTAATTTTTGGTTACAAAGTACAGCTAAACCTGAAGGGTTTTATTCACAAAATTACTTAGAAAATAGAAATCAAATTTGGGTAAACGAATGGAACCAAAGAGTGCTACAACCACAACGATACAACCCAAACCTATATGAACTTACTATAAACTATAATTCATTTAATGATTACGGGTATGATGTAAATTATAAACTTTATAATTACTTCATTTATTTTCAAAGAAAGTACAATCAACGCCTCGGAACTTTTATACCACGTATTTAA
- a CDS encoding DUF6787 family protein, with translation MEKLKKRWGIDSNFAIVVILIVFAITGSSSLKIARPFLDYIGFTRDIFASDWYFSVLYWTVRVLIIFPIYQILLVTFGWLFGQFTFFWNFEKKMLSRFGLGKYLK, from the coding sequence ATGGAAAAATTAAAAAAACGTTGGGGAATAGATTCTAACTTCGCTATCGTTGTTATACTAATTGTATTTGCCATAACTGGCTCATCATCACTTAAAATTGCTAGACCTTTTTTGGATTACATAGGTTTTACTAGAGATATATTTGCTAGTGATTGGTATTTTTCTGTTTTATATTGGACAGTTAGAGTATTAATCATTTTTCCTATTTACCAAATTCTACTAGTTACTTTTGGTTGGTTATTTGGTCAATTTACATTTTTTTGGAATTTTGAAAAGAAAATGTTAAGCCGTTTTGGGCTTGGAAAATACTTAAAATAA
- a CDS encoding TonB-dependent receptor: MKKLLFLLLLAMLCISANAQNSLTGIITDSDNNTPLEQVSIYFPQLEKGTVTDVTGNYEIKNLPTGTYKIVVSYLGYQTVSQAIKLNTTEVIFNTNLKESAIEMEEVIVSTPFHKLQSENVMKVEYANIADLKNKGALTLADGITKIAGVESVSTGIGIGKPVIRGLNANRVLVYTQGIRLENQQFGDEHGLGVNDAGIESVEVIKGPASLLYGSDAMGGVLYLNPEKFAIPNTVNGDVNLNYYSNTDGLNANAGFKTSGDKLKFLIRGAVTSHTDYKTGSDERVTNSRFKEYDIKTGIGYQATNFKTELRYNYNNSNLGIPEEIGEQSTDRTPIKPNQTIDNHILSSKSSWLFNKSSLNATFGYTSNIRKEFEDGEDGAALHMNLNTFNYNVQYHLPEYGILETIVGTQGLYQTNDNFGEELLIPDATTTDFGVFATSHLHLNESNDVQIGIRYDRRAIRGDENGLINEEGYIPELDRNFNSFNAALGYKLNFFYNFVGRVNLATGFRAPNLAELTSNGVHEGTNRYEIGNSNLKNEQNIQTDIALEYKNEHFEVFVNGFYNAINDYVFIAPNGDEIDGNQIFIYNQQDASLYGGEAGVHIHPHPLDWLHIESSFQTVTGKLKDDTNLPLIPAKSITNTLRAEFSNKENWLKNSYSFITLKSVFEQDAISSFETTTDSYNLLSIGLGGSLEMFNTLVAVRLSGNNLLNKNYVSHLSRLKYDGIGNIGRNVSIGLSFQL, from the coding sequence ATGAAAAAATTACTTTTTTTATTGCTTCTAGCAATGTTATGTATATCTGCTAATGCGCAGAATTCATTAACAGGAATCATTACTGATTCTGATAACAATACTCCATTAGAACAGGTTTCTATCTATTTTCCTCAATTAGAAAAAGGGACTGTTACTGATGTAACTGGCAACTATGAAATTAAAAATTTACCAACGGGTACTTATAAAATTGTAGTTTCATATTTAGGCTACCAAACCGTATCTCAGGCAATCAAATTAAATACTACTGAAGTTATTTTCAATACTAATTTGAAAGAAAGTGCGATAGAAATGGAAGAGGTTATTGTGTCTACCCCATTTCATAAATTACAAAGCGAAAATGTAATGAAAGTTGAATATGCTAATATTGCAGACCTCAAGAACAAAGGAGCTTTAACATTAGCTGATGGAATTACTAAAATTGCTGGTGTAGAAAGTGTTTCAACAGGTATCGGAATAGGAAAACCTGTGATAAGAGGTTTGAATGCCAATAGAGTATTAGTTTATACGCAGGGTATTCGATTAGAAAATCAGCAATTTGGAGATGAACACGGTTTAGGCGTAAACGATGCAGGTATAGAAAGTGTCGAAGTTATAAAAGGGCCTGCCTCTCTACTCTACGGATCAGATGCAATGGGAGGTGTTTTGTATTTAAATCCTGAAAAATTTGCAATCCCAAATACTGTTAACGGTGATGTAAATTTGAATTACTATTCTAACACTGATGGTTTAAATGCTAATGCTGGTTTTAAAACCTCTGGTGATAAATTAAAATTTTTAATAAGAGGTGCGGTTACGTCTCATACCGATTATAAAACTGGCTCTGATGAGCGTGTTACTAATTCTCGTTTTAAAGAATATGACATTAAAACAGGAATTGGTTATCAAGCAACAAATTTTAAAACAGAATTACGCTACAATTACAACAACTCTAACTTAGGTATACCGGAAGAAATTGGAGAACAATCTACAGATAGAACCCCTATAAAACCGAATCAGACTATTGATAATCATATTTTAAGCTCTAAAAGTAGTTGGCTGTTTAACAAATCTAGTTTAAATGCAACATTTGGTTACACATCTAACATCAGAAAAGAATTTGAAGATGGAGAAGATGGCGCTGCTCTTCATATGAACTTAAATACGTTTAATTATAATGTACAGTATCACTTACCTGAATATGGTATTTTAGAAACTATCGTTGGTACACAAGGCCTTTATCAAACCAATGATAATTTTGGAGAAGAACTTCTAATACCCGATGCTACAACTACCGATTTTGGTGTTTTTGCAACTTCACATTTACATTTAAACGAGTCTAATGATGTTCAAATAGGTATTCGATATGATCGTAGAGCAATACGAGGCGACGAAAATGGACTTATTAATGAAGAAGGTTATATTCCTGAATTAGATAGGAATTTTAATAGTTTTAATGCTGCTTTAGGTTATAAGTTGAATTTTTTTTACAACTTTGTTGGTCGAGTAAACTTAGCTACTGGTTTTAGAGCTCCCAACCTAGCAGAGCTTACCTCTAATGGTGTACATGAAGGTACTAATAGATATGAAATAGGTAATAGCAATCTTAAAAATGAACAAAATATACAAACAGACATCGCTTTAGAATACAAAAATGAGCACTTTGAAGTTTTTGTAAACGGTTTCTACAACGCTATTAATGATTATGTTTTTATAGCTCCGAATGGAGATGAAATTGATGGAAATCAAATATTTATTTACAACCAACAAGATGCTAGTTTGTATGGAGGTGAAGCTGGTGTACATATTCATCCACATCCGTTAGATTGGTTGCATATTGAAAGTAGCTTCCAAACTGTAACAGGCAAATTAAAAGATGATACAAACTTACCTTTAATACCCGCTAAGAGTATCACAAATACCTTAAGAGCTGAATTTTCTAATAAAGAAAATTGGTTAAAAAATAGTTACTCCTTTATTACTTTAAAATCTGTTTTTGAGCAAGATGCCATCAGTTCTTTTGAAACTACTACAGATAGTTATAATTTATTAAGTATAGGCTTAGGTGGCTCTTTAGAGATGTTTAATACTCTTGTAGCTGTTAGATTAAGTGGGAATAATTTATTAAATAAAAATTATGTATCTCACCTATCACGATTAAAGTATGATGGAATTGGAAATATTGGTAGAAATGTTAGTATTGGATTAAGCTTTCAGTTATAA
- the folE gene encoding GTP cyclohydrolase I FolE, whose translation MALYRNLEEYDLEIRDEVKQNYSAILSEIGEDVSREGLMKTPERASKAMLFLTQGYKQDPVEILKGAMFKEDYDDMVIIKDIELYSLCEHHMLPFFGKAHIAYIPNGHIVGLSKIPRVVDVFARRLQVQERLTHDILECLNDTLKPKGVAVVIEASHMCMMMRGVQKQNSVTTTSGFRGQFEKQETRNEFLKLISSNLS comes from the coding sequence ATGGCTCTATATAGAAATTTAGAAGAATACGATTTAGAAATTAGAGATGAGGTTAAACAAAACTATTCTGCTATATTGTCTGAGATAGGAGAAGATGTAAGTCGTGAAGGTTTAATGAAAACTCCAGAAAGAGCATCTAAAGCAATGCTTTTTTTAACACAAGGTTATAAACAAGATCCTGTGGAAATACTAAAAGGAGCTATGTTTAAAGAAGATTATGATGATATGGTTATCATAAAAGATATCGAATTATATTCACTTTGCGAGCATCATATGTTACCTTTTTTCGGGAAAGCACATATTGCCTATATACCAAATGGACATATTGTAGGTTTAAGTAAAATACCACGTGTTGTGGATGTTTTTGCTAGAAGATTACAGGTTCAAGAGCGTTTAACTCATGATATTTTAGAATGTTTAAACGATACCTTAAAACCTAAGGGAGTTGCAGTTGTAATTGAAGCATCTCATATGTGTATGATGATGCGTGGTGTTCAAAAACAAAATTCGGTTACTACGACATCTGGTTTTAGAGGTCAATTTGAAAAGCAAGAAACTAGAAATGAGTTTTTAAAACTTATAAGTTCTAACTTATCATAA
- a CDS encoding ABC transporter ATP-binding protein, whose amino-acid sequence MIKAENIQKYYSNLKVLKGVNLHIAKGEIVSIVGPSGAGKTTLLQILGTLDIQSNKRDSKLLIKDTDITLLSEKELAKFRNENIGFIFQFHQLLPEFTALENVCIPAFIKKTSKAEAEKRAKELLDFLGLSQRYNHKPSELSGGEQQRVAVARALVNNPAVIFADEPSGNLDSESADNLHKLFFKLRDEFGQTFVIVTHNEELAEMADRKLTIVDGLMANIS is encoded by the coding sequence ATGATAAAAGCGGAAAACATTCAAAAATACTATAGTAATTTAAAAGTCCTTAAAGGAGTAAATTTACATATTGCAAAAGGAGAAATTGTTTCTATTGTAGGGCCTTCTGGAGCAGGAAAAACTACCCTTTTACAAATATTAGGTACACTTGATATTCAATCAAATAAAAGAGACAGCAAGCTACTTATAAAAGACACTGATATTACTTTACTTTCTGAGAAAGAATTAGCTAAATTTAGAAATGAGAATATTGGATTTATTTTTCAATTTCATCAATTATTACCTGAATTTACGGCTTTAGAGAATGTTTGCATCCCAGCATTTATAAAAAAAACTTCAAAAGCTGAAGCTGAAAAAAGGGCTAAAGAATTATTAGATTTTTTGGGGTTATCACAAAGGTATAATCATAAACCAAGTGAACTATCTGGTGGTGAGCAACAACGTGTTGCTGTTGCAAGAGCTTTAGTAAATAACCCTGCTGTAATTTTTGCAGATGAACCAAGTGGTAATTTAGATTCAGAAAGTGCTGATAACCTTCATAAGTTATTTTTTAAATTAAGAGATGAGTTTGGTCAAACTTTTGTAATTGTCACTCACAATGAAGAATTAGCTGAAATGGCTGACCGCAAGCTCACAATTGTAGATGGTTTAATGGCTAATATTTCATGA
- a CDS encoding CPBP family intramembrane glutamic endopeptidase encodes MKKELIAFLKKPIYTTYTNLSLQEKKSIFIKLLVLAITFSFGLGIVIGIFTTIFNIDVGKHGIDQLLEKYNVYTIFLLAVIGAPIIEELVFRGPLVFFKNSPYFNYIFYFSALLFGAVHISNFETFNEYLWLCPILVAPQIAAGFFLGFIRVKLNLGWSMLLHAGHNGILLSPLLLYKIIEQLS; translated from the coding sequence ATGAAAAAAGAATTAATAGCCTTCCTTAAAAAACCAATTTATACTACATATACAAACCTATCTCTTCAAGAGAAAAAAAGTATTTTTATAAAACTTTTGGTTCTTGCGATTACCTTTAGTTTTGGCTTAGGAATAGTAATAGGCATTTTTACAACTATTTTTAATATTGATGTTGGTAAGCATGGTATTGATCAGCTATTAGAGAAGTACAATGTTTATACTATTTTTTTATTAGCCGTAATTGGTGCTCCAATTATTGAAGAGCTTGTTTTTAGAGGTCCATTAGTATTTTTTAAAAACTCACCATACTTCAATTATATTTTTTACTTTTCAGCCTTATTATTTGGAGCTGTACATATCTCAAATTTCGAAACATTTAACGAATACCTTTGGCTCTGCCCTATTTTAGTAGCTCCGCAAATAGCAGCGGGTTTCTTTTTAGGTTTTATAAGAGTAAAACTAAATCTTGGATGGTCTATGCTTTTACATGCTGGCCATAACGGTATATTGCTTTCTCCACTACTTTTATACAAAATTATCGAACAACTAAGTTAA
- a CDS encoding TIGR02757 family protein: MTKEELKTFLDSKVEQYNHPTFLDTDPIQIPHRFTRKEDVEISAFLTATIAWGNRKSIINNSKKMMQLLDESPFDFVMNHSEDDLARFDEFVHRTFNGEDLKFFIKSLQNIYKNHNGLEAVFKSGIDNNSLQPAISNFKKIFFSIPHPTRTTKHVSDPLKGSAAKRINMFLRWMVRDNATGVDFGIWKTIPTAYLSCPLDVHSGNVARKLKLLTRKQNDAKALAELDKNLRKLDAIDPVKYDFALFGLGVFEKF; this comes from the coding sequence ATGACAAAAGAAGAATTAAAAACCTTTCTTGATAGTAAAGTAGAACAATACAATCATCCTACATTTTTAGATACTGACCCCATACAAATACCTCATCGTTTTACTCGTAAAGAAGATGTTGAAATAAGTGCTTTTTTAACCGCTACTATTGCCTGGGGAAACAGAAAAAGCATTATCAATAACTCTAAAAAAATGATGCAACTTTTAGATGAATCTCCTTTCGATTTTGTAATGAATCATTCTGAAGATGATTTGGCTCGATTTGATGAGTTTGTTCATAGAACTTTTAATGGAGAAGATTTAAAATTTTTCATAAAAAGTCTTCAAAATATTTACAAAAACCATAATGGCTTAGAGGCTGTTTTTAAAAGCGGAATTGATAATAATTCGCTGCAACCAGCTATATCTAACTTCAAAAAAATATTCTTTAGTATTCCGCATCCTACCAGAACAACAAAACATGTATCAGACCCTTTAAAAGGTTCTGCTGCAAAAAGAATTAATATGTTTTTACGTTGGATGGTGAGAGATAATGCAACAGGTGTTGACTTTGGTATTTGGAAAACAATACCAACAGCTTATTTATCTTGCCCCTTAGATGTACACTCTGGTAATGTTGCTAGAAAATTAAAACTTTTAACTCGTAAACAGAATGATGCAAAAGCTTTAGCTGAATTAGATAAAAACTTACGTAAACTAGATGCTATTGATCCGGTTAAATATGATTTTGCTTTGTTTGGGTTAGGTGTCTTTGAAAAATTTTAA